In one window of Microbacterium natoriense DNA:
- a CDS encoding YcxB family protein — MPASLTVDEPLLRGMARDASVYSLTRPWAIVMWAALAAALITSILNLSSAGTDADVLTAWMPVAVVALAAYAIWLTIANARRAVRAAMPPETTVWVEVGERLLRIGAARRRSEIPYEEFQSLRAGRDAVLLKVRTASVVTALPRALFTDEELAALRAKIG; from the coding sequence GTGCCTGCATCGCTGACGGTCGACGAGCCTCTGCTGCGCGGGATGGCACGTGACGCCTCTGTCTACTCGCTCACCCGTCCCTGGGCGATCGTCATGTGGGCGGCGCTCGCGGCTGCTCTGATCACGAGCATCCTGAATCTGAGTTCGGCGGGGACGGATGCCGACGTCCTCACAGCATGGATGCCGGTCGCCGTCGTCGCCCTCGCCGCGTATGCGATCTGGCTGACCATCGCGAACGCTCGTCGTGCCGTTCGCGCCGCCATGCCGCCCGAGACGACCGTGTGGGTGGAGGTCGGCGAGCGTCTCCTGCGCATCGGCGCCGCCCGACGCCGGTCGGAGATCCCCTACGAAGAATTCCAGAGCCTGCGTGCGGGCCGGGATGCGGTGCTGCTGAAGGTGCGGACCGCCTCGGTCGTGACCGCGCTGCCGCGGGCGCTGTTCACCGACGAGGAGCTCGCCGCGCTGCGCGCCAAGATCGGCTGA
- a CDS encoding O-methyltransferase: MSEHDANARFIRESIVEPASIARARAHAIELGAAPVSAAVGSQIAVLAAATAARSIVEIGTGAGVSGLWLLHGAPQAVLTSIDNEPEHLAAARQAFADARIPATKARFITGRASDVLPRMNEASYDIVLIDADSENVIEYVEHGLRLARTGGMVLVPRVLAGGRVADPVQRDEVTSAYRSLIQETQESSAVLATVSTTGEGLLQLVSVDND; this comes from the coding sequence ATGAGCGAGCACGACGCGAACGCGCGCTTCATCCGCGAATCCATCGTCGAGCCTGCATCCATCGCCCGCGCCCGCGCGCACGCGATCGAACTCGGCGCGGCGCCGGTCAGCGCGGCGGTCGGATCGCAGATCGCCGTTCTCGCCGCGGCGACCGCCGCCCGATCGATCGTCGAGATCGGCACCGGAGCGGGCGTCTCCGGCCTCTGGCTGCTTCACGGCGCCCCGCAGGCCGTGCTCACCTCCATCGACAACGAGCCCGAGCATCTCGCCGCCGCACGCCAGGCGTTCGCCGATGCACGGATACCCGCCACCAAGGCTCGTTTCATCACGGGCCGAGCCTCCGATGTGCTGCCGCGCATGAACGAAGCCTCCTACGACATCGTCCTCATCGACGCCGACTCCGAGAACGTGATCGAGTACGTCGAGCACGGACTCCGACTGGCGCGCACCGGCGGCATGGTTCTCGTTCCCCGCGTGCTGGCCGGCGGGCGGGTCGCCGACCCCGTGCAGCGCGATGAGGTCACCTCGGCCTACCGCTCGCTCATCCAGGAGACCCAGGAGTCGTCCGCCGTGCTCGCCACGGTGTCGACCACGGGCGAGGGTCTGCTCCAGCTCGTCAGCGTCGACAACGACTGA
- a CDS encoding Sec-independent protein translocase TatB yields MGFGLTFEKMLLIGLIAVLLVGPERLPRYAESFAKLVRRGGELLRDTKSRVREEMGPEISDVDWRKLDPRQYDPRRIIRDALFEDDPTPVAAATALVEPAASAFPVRPPIERHEFSRASLPPYDPEAT; encoded by the coding sequence ATGGGATTCGGGCTCACCTTCGAGAAGATGCTGCTGATCGGTCTGATCGCTGTGCTGCTCGTCGGCCCCGAGCGCCTGCCGAGGTACGCCGAGTCGTTCGCCAAGCTGGTCCGCCGCGGCGGTGAACTGCTGCGCGACACGAAGTCTCGCGTGCGCGAGGAGATGGGCCCGGAGATCTCGGACGTCGACTGGCGCAAGCTCGACCCTCGGCAGTACGACCCGCGGCGCATCATCCGCGACGCTCTGTTCGAAGACGACCCGACTCCCGTCGCGGCCGCGACTGCGCTCGTGGAGCCGGCGGCCAGCGCATTCCCGGTGCGGCCGCCGATCGAACGCCACGAGTTCTCGCGGGCCAGCCTGCCTCCGTACGACCCCGAAGCGACGTGA
- the dapE gene encoding succinyl-diaminopimelate desuccinylase produces the protein MALDLTSSSVDLTRAICDIPSVSGDELALADEIERAVSAYPHLEVIRHGNTIVARTDLGRAQRVAIAGHIDTVPINGNVPVRDIEIDGVPHLWGRGTVDMKAGTAVQLKLAAELVDPAVDITWMWYDNEEVEASKNGLGLLAAVRPDLFVADFAILGEPSNGEVEGGCNGTLRAVVRTHGVRAHAARAWIGENAIHAAAPILTRLAEYRPREVEVEGLVYRESLSAVRIAGGVAGNVIPDYCEVEINYRFAPSKTAADAEAHIRSILEGFEVEITDAAEGARPGLDAPIARQFVAAVGAQPRPKYGWTDVARFSALGIPAVNYGPGDPHLAHHDEERVPLAQIDAVERGLRAWLSSR, from the coding sequence ATGGCGCTCGATCTCACCTCGTCCTCCGTCGACCTGACTCGCGCGATCTGCGACATCCCGAGCGTCTCGGGCGACGAACTCGCGCTGGCGGACGAGATCGAGCGGGCCGTGTCGGCCTATCCGCACCTCGAGGTGATCCGCCACGGCAACACGATCGTCGCCCGCACGGATCTCGGACGAGCGCAGCGGGTCGCGATCGCCGGCCACATCGACACCGTGCCGATCAACGGCAACGTCCCGGTGCGCGATATCGAGATCGACGGCGTGCCGCACCTGTGGGGGCGCGGAACCGTGGACATGAAGGCCGGCACCGCCGTGCAGCTGAAGCTCGCCGCCGAGCTCGTCGATCCCGCGGTCGACATCACCTGGATGTGGTACGACAACGAAGAGGTCGAGGCGTCCAAGAACGGCCTCGGTCTGCTCGCCGCAGTGCGACCCGATCTGTTCGTCGCGGACTTCGCCATCCTCGGGGAGCCGTCCAACGGTGAGGTGGAAGGCGGATGCAACGGCACGCTCCGCGCCGTCGTGCGCACCCACGGCGTGCGTGCGCACGCCGCCCGCGCGTGGATCGGAGAGAACGCGATCCACGCCGCCGCTCCGATTCTCACCCGGCTCGCCGAGTACCGTCCTCGGGAGGTCGAGGTCGAGGGACTCGTGTACCGCGAGAGCCTGAGCGCCGTCCGTATCGCAGGGGGAGTGGCGGGCAACGTGATCCCCGATTACTGCGAGGTCGAGATCAACTACCGCTTCGCGCCGAGCAAGACCGCCGCAGACGCGGAAGCGCACATCAGAAGCATCCTCGAAGGGTTCGAGGTCGAGATCACGGATGCTGCCGAGGGCGCCCGTCCGGGGCTCGACGCTCCGATCGCCCGGCAGTTCGTCGCGGCGGTCGGCGCCCAGCCGCGTCCGAAGTACGGCTGGACCGACGTTGCGCGGTTCTCCGCGCTCGGCATCCCGGCCGTGAACTACGGGCCGGGCGATCCGCACCTCGCCCACCATGACGAGGAGCGCGTACCGCTCGCGCAGATCGATGCCGTCGAACGCGGGCTGCGCGCATGGCTCAGCTCGCGCTGA
- a CDS encoding DEAD/DEAH box helicase, with protein MTSFLDLGVPADLAAVLSKDGKTEAFAIQRDTLPDSLAGRDLLGRGRTGSGKTIAFALPLVSRLAASGRKSRPGHPRGLVLAPTRELATQIAATIAPLAEAKGLRVTTVFGGVSQRPQEQAMRNGVDIVVACPGRLEDLMKQKVVQLDAVEVTVLDEADHMADLGFLPGVTRILTATPAGGQRLLFSATLDRGIDTLARRFLSNAVSHEVDEESVPVGEMTHRVLVVDSTDNKTTLVRDLASGTGRRILFTRTKHQAKKLAKQLTAAGIPAVDLHGNLSQNARERNLGAFSSAPEDGGVRVLVATDVAARGVHVDNVDLVVHVDPPMEHKAYLHRSGRTARAGAAGTVVTVVLPEQRRDVKDLLRKAAITAPLEDVTAAAVTELVPERAAHVRPAPVQAQPQRQAKQRPAGGERSGASTPPARRRRPRSGQGGGQGQPGGASRQGGQARQGGQARQGGGRGYQGR; from the coding sequence ATGACCTCTTTCCTCGATCTCGGCGTGCCCGCCGACCTCGCCGCCGTCCTCTCCAAGGACGGCAAGACCGAGGCGTTCGCGATTCAGCGCGACACGCTTCCCGATTCCCTCGCGGGGCGCGACCTGCTGGGCCGCGGCCGGACCGGCAGCGGCAAGACGATCGCGTTCGCGCTTCCCCTCGTCTCGCGCCTCGCCGCGTCGGGGCGCAAGAGCCGCCCGGGTCACCCGCGCGGCCTCGTGCTCGCTCCGACCCGCGAGCTCGCGACGCAGATCGCCGCGACCATCGCCCCGCTCGCAGAGGCCAAGGGCCTGCGCGTCACGACCGTCTTCGGCGGCGTCAGCCAGCGTCCGCAGGAGCAGGCGATGCGCAACGGCGTCGACATCGTCGTCGCGTGCCCTGGCCGCCTGGAAGACCTGATGAAGCAGAAGGTCGTGCAGCTCGACGCCGTCGAGGTCACCGTGCTCGACGAGGCCGACCACATGGCCGACCTCGGCTTCCTCCCCGGCGTCACCCGCATCCTCACGGCGACTCCCGCCGGTGGTCAGCGACTGCTCTTCAGCGCGACGCTCGACCGCGGCATCGACACGCTCGCCCGCCGCTTCCTGTCGAACGCGGTCAGCCACGAGGTCGACGAAGAGAGCGTGCCCGTCGGCGAGATGACGCACCGGGTGCTCGTCGTCGACTCGACGGACAACAAGACCACGCTCGTGCGCGATCTCGCCTCCGGCACCGGTCGCCGCATCCTCTTCACCCGCACGAAGCACCAGGCGAAGAAGCTCGCCAAGCAGCTCACCGCGGCCGGCATCCCCGCCGTCGATCTGCACGGAAACCTGTCGCAGAACGCCCGCGAGCGCAACCTCGGCGCCTTCTCCTCCGCTCCTGAAGACGGCGGAGTCCGCGTTCTCGTCGCGACCGATGTCGCCGCTCGCGGCGTGCACGTCGACAACGTCGACCTCGTCGTCCACGTCGACCCGCCTATGGAGCACAAGGCGTACCTGCACCGCTCGGGTCGCACCGCCCGCGCGGGAGCTGCGGGAACCGTCGTCACCGTCGTGCTGCCCGAGCAGCGTCGCGACGTGAAGGACCTGCTGCGCAAGGCCGCGATCACCGCGCCGCTCGAGGACGTCACCGCGGCCGCGGTCACCGAGCTCGTCCCCGAGCGCGCCGCGCACGTGCGCCCCGCGCCCGTGCAGGCGCAGCCGCAGCGCCAGGCCAAGCAGCGCCCGGCCGGTGGCGAGCGCAGCGGCGCCTCCACGCCTCCCGCTCGTCGTCGTCGGCCCCGCTCGGGCCAGGGCGGCGGCCAGGGCCAGCCCGGCGGCGCCTCGCGCCAGGGCGGACAGGCTCGCCAGGGCGGACAGGCCCGTCAGGGCGGCGGCCGCGGCTACCAGGGTCGCTGA
- a CDS encoding citrate synthase, with protein sequence MSAGAEQQASAKLTIGDTVAEFPVVRGTAGHDSIDFSTLTRQTGYTGLDYGFVNTASTKSAVTFIDGDQGFLRYRGYPIEQLAGSTSYLEVAWLLIYGELPTASELAEFDDKIRRHTLLHEDLKHFFSALPHTAHPMSVLSSAVAALSTYYEGQTDPNNPEHVELNMIRMLAKLPVIAAYAHKKALGQAFLYPDNSLSFVDNFLKLNFGVHSEPYEINPVMSKALELLLILHEDHEQNASTSTVRLVGSTGANQFASISAGIQALSGPLHGGANEAVLTMLGQIRDSGQSVSRFVERVKNKEEGVKLMGFGHRVYKNYDPRAKLVKAAADEVLTSLGVSDPLLDLAKELEELALADDYFRERRLYPNVDFYTGVIYKAMGFPTRMFTVLFAIGRLPGWLAQWRELNLDAQTKIGRPQQLYVGSPERQFPTR encoded by the coding sequence GTGAGCGCAGGGGCAGAGCAGCAGGCTTCGGCGAAGCTGACGATCGGCGACACCGTCGCAGAGTTCCCGGTCGTGCGGGGCACCGCCGGACACGACAGCATCGACTTCTCGACCTTGACGCGTCAGACCGGCTACACAGGTCTCGACTACGGCTTCGTGAACACCGCCTCGACCAAATCGGCCGTCACTTTCATCGACGGCGACCAGGGCTTCCTCCGCTATCGGGGTTATCCGATCGAGCAACTCGCAGGCAGCACCAGCTATCTCGAGGTCGCCTGGCTGCTCATCTACGGAGAGCTGCCGACCGCATCCGAGCTCGCGGAGTTCGACGACAAGATCCGCCGGCACACGCTCCTGCACGAAGACCTCAAGCACTTCTTCTCCGCCCTGCCGCACACGGCGCACCCGATGTCGGTGCTGTCGTCGGCGGTTGCGGCGCTGTCGACCTACTACGAGGGCCAGACCGACCCGAACAACCCCGAGCACGTCGAGCTGAACATGATCCGCATGCTCGCCAAGCTCCCCGTCATCGCGGCATACGCCCACAAGAAAGCGCTCGGGCAGGCGTTCCTCTATCCCGACAACTCGCTGAGCTTCGTCGACAACTTCCTCAAGCTGAACTTCGGCGTCCACTCCGAGCCCTACGAGATCAACCCCGTGATGTCGAAGGCGCTCGAACTGCTGCTGATCCTGCACGAGGATCACGAGCAGAACGCTTCCACCTCGACCGTGCGCCTGGTCGGCTCGACCGGAGCCAATCAGTTCGCGTCGATCTCGGCCGGCATCCAGGCGCTCTCCGGCCCCCTCCACGGCGGTGCGAACGAGGCCGTCCTCACCATGCTCGGCCAGATCCGCGACTCCGGCCAGAGCGTCTCGCGCTTCGTCGAGCGGGTGAAGAACAAGGAAGAGGGTGTGAAGCTGATGGGCTTCGGGCACCGGGTGTACAAGAACTACGACCCCCGCGCCAAGCTCGTCAAGGCCGCGGCCGACGAGGTGCTGACCTCGCTGGGCGTCTCGGATCCGCTGCTCGACCTGGCCAAAGAGCTCGAGGAGCTCGCACTGGCCGACGACTACTTCCGCGAGCGTCGCCTGTACCCGAACGTCGATTTCTACACCGGCGTGATCTACAAGGCGATGGGCTTCCCCACTCGCATGTTCACCGTTCTGTTCGCGATCGGCCGCCTGCCCGGCTGGCTGGCTCAGTGGCGCGAGCTCAACCTCGACGCGCAGACCAAGATCGGCCGCCCGCAGCAGCTGTATGTGGGATCCCCCGAACGCCAGTTCCCCACGCGCTGA
- a CDS encoding SRPBCC family protein, with the protein MPVVSAEAIVPVDPVTAFAVSQTTGVVRRRWDRFISAQHFLDGADDAAKGVRTFTRQRLGFAMVSRYVSYAPPTNVGMVMESGPWFFEKLGGGWRFTEVPEGTLAVWKYNFSCRPAWLAPIAEWIGVRMLGFEIRRRLAGFVRGCSDPVVLAAIRER; encoded by the coding sequence ATGCCCGTCGTGAGCGCTGAGGCCATCGTTCCGGTGGATCCGGTCACGGCCTTCGCCGTGTCGCAGACCACAGGTGTGGTGAGACGGCGGTGGGATCGCTTCATCAGCGCGCAGCACTTCCTCGACGGTGCGGACGACGCGGCGAAAGGCGTGCGCACCTTCACGCGACAGCGGTTGGGCTTCGCCATGGTCAGCCGGTACGTCTCGTACGCGCCGCCGACGAACGTCGGGATGGTGATGGAGAGCGGGCCCTGGTTCTTCGAGAAGCTCGGCGGCGGATGGCGTTTCACAGAAGTGCCCGAGGGGACCCTGGCGGTCTGGAAGTACAACTTCTCGTGCCGGCCGGCCTGGCTCGCGCCGATCGCCGAGTGGATCGGCGTGCGGATGCTCGGCTTCGAGATCAGACGGCGGCTCGCAGGCTTCGTGCGCGGCTGCTCCGATCCGGTCGTCCTCGCCGCCATCCGCGAGCGCTGA
- the dapC gene encoding succinyldiaminopimelate transaminase — protein sequence MSVRDLADYPWDAVAPYREQAAQHPQGLVDLSIGSPVDPTPEVVRRALAEATDAHAYPQTVGTPALREAIVDWYARRRGVPDLAVANVLPTIGSKELVALLPTLLGLGEGDIVVHPRIAYPTYEVGARVAGAAPVAIDDPAEWPEGAKLIWINSPGNPDGRTWTVDELRAAVERARELGAVLASDECYAELGWDGPWATEPVPSVLDPRVTGGSRANLLSVYSLSKQSNLAGYRAAFIAGCAKIVGELLTARKHLGLMPPAPVQHAMAAALGDEEHVRVQKELYRGRRDVLRPALEAAGFRIDGSEAGLYLWATEGRDAWESMDRLAGLGILAGPGPFYGTHSDEHVRLTLTAPSERIAEAARRLSAANL from the coding sequence GCAGACTATCCGTGGGACGCGGTCGCCCCCTACCGTGAACAGGCGGCGCAGCATCCGCAGGGTCTCGTCGATCTCTCCATCGGATCGCCTGTCGACCCGACACCCGAGGTCGTGCGCAGAGCGCTGGCCGAGGCGACAGACGCGCACGCGTACCCGCAGACCGTCGGCACGCCTGCGCTGCGGGAGGCGATCGTCGACTGGTATGCGCGTCGACGCGGCGTTCCTGATCTCGCCGTCGCGAACGTCCTGCCCACGATCGGATCCAAGGAGCTCGTCGCGCTGCTGCCGACGCTCCTCGGGCTCGGCGAAGGCGACATCGTGGTGCACCCGCGTATCGCCTATCCGACCTATGAGGTCGGAGCCCGCGTCGCCGGAGCCGCACCTGTGGCGATCGACGACCCTGCCGAATGGCCCGAAGGCGCAAAGCTCATCTGGATCAACAGCCCCGGCAATCCGGACGGCCGCACCTGGACGGTCGACGAGCTGCGTGCGGCTGTCGAGCGCGCCCGCGAACTGGGCGCCGTCCTGGCGAGCGACGAATGCTATGCCGAGCTGGGCTGGGACGGCCCGTGGGCGACCGAGCCGGTGCCCTCGGTGCTCGATCCTCGTGTGACGGGCGGAAGCCGCGCGAATCTCTTGAGCGTGTACTCGCTCAGCAAGCAGTCGAACCTCGCCGGCTACCGCGCGGCTTTCATCGCCGGGTGCGCGAAGATCGTGGGCGAACTGCTGACGGCGCGCAAGCACCTTGGGCTCATGCCACCGGCGCCTGTGCAGCACGCGATGGCGGCGGCGCTCGGCGACGAGGAGCACGTGCGGGTGCAGAAGGAGCTGTATCGCGGTCGCCGCGACGTGCTGCGCCCGGCTCTGGAGGCCGCAGGCTTCCGGATCGACGGCTCCGAGGCCGGGCTCTACTTGTGGGCGACAGAGGGCCGCGACGCCTGGGAGAGTATGGATCGGCTCGCCGGGCTCGGCATCCTGGCCGGCCCCGGTCCCTTCTACGGCACGCATTCCGATGAGCACGTGCGTCTCACGCTGACAGCGCCGAGCGAGCGCATCGCGGAGGCGGCTCGACGCCTTTCCGCGGCGAATCTATAG
- a CDS encoding DUF3117 domain-containing protein: MAAMKPRTGDGPMEAVKEGRLIIVRVPLEGGGRLVVSVNDAEAKELHDVLAAVVAPA, encoded by the coding sequence ATGGCAGCGATGAAGCCGAGGACCGGAGACGGACCCATGGAGGCTGTGAAAGAAGGACGACTCATCATCGTGCGCGTCCCGCTCGAAGGCGGTGGGCGCCTGGTCGTCTCCGTGAACGATGCGGAGGCCAAGGAGCTTCACGACGTGCTCGCCGCTGTCGTGGCGCCGGCCTGA
- a CDS encoding DUF1003 domain-containing protein, protein MAKNSARLDAPLGRGTTRQRPVSRDRFGRFTEWIARAMGTPAFLLLLSLFCVAWIGWNTLMPDSVRFDDAALGFTALTLMLSLQASYAAPLILLAQNRQDDRDRVQIEQDRQRAERNLADTEYLAREIVALRMSLEERNAQVVTRDVLRQELKALLAELDDHDDKAS, encoded by the coding sequence ATGGCGAAGAACAGTGCACGGCTCGACGCGCCGCTCGGCCGCGGCACGACGCGCCAGCGACCCGTATCGCGTGACCGCTTCGGCCGTTTCACCGAGTGGATCGCCCGCGCGATGGGAACCCCCGCCTTCCTGCTGCTGCTGAGCCTGTTCTGCGTGGCCTGGATCGGCTGGAACACGTTGATGCCCGACAGCGTCCGCTTCGACGACGCGGCGCTCGGCTTCACGGCCCTCACCCTCATGCTGTCGCTGCAGGCGTCGTACGCCGCTCCCCTGATCCTGCTCGCCCAGAACCGCCAGGACGACCGAGACCGCGTGCAGATCGAGCAGGACCGGCAGCGCGCCGAGCGCAACCTCGCCGACACCGAGTACCTCGCCCGCGAGATCGTCGCCCTGCGCATGTCTCTCGAGGAGCGCAACGCGCAGGTCGTGACCCGCGACGTGCTGCGTCAGGAGCTGAAGGCCCTGCTGGCAGAGCTCGACGACCACGACGACAAGGCGTCATGA
- a CDS encoding Mrp/NBP35 family ATP-binding protein, with protein MTTADAVRQAVAAVTDPELRRPIGELDMVRDVVVDGSTARVSIVLTIVGCPAAARIESDVRSAAASVADVDEVEVSVGVMTPGERKALTEKLRDGRPARQMPFGPDSLTRVILVSSGKGGVGKSTLTANLAVALAEQGLAVGLVDADVHGFSIPGLLGIPAGTQPTRIDDLMLPPVAYGVKTISIGMFLRDGEAVVAWRGPMLHRTVQQFLTDVFFGDLDVLLIDMPPGTGDIAISIGQILPHAEVLVVTTPQTAASEVAIRSGLVARQTGQQVIGVVENMAAFTLPDGTVIDLFGSGGGTAVAEALSADASVELLASIPLSPALRTGGDDGVPVVIGEPTDAAALAISDLARTLSGRGRGLAGRSLPMRVG; from the coding sequence ATGACGACCGCGGACGCCGTCAGGCAGGCGGTGGCGGCTGTCACCGACCCCGAGCTGCGCCGACCGATCGGCGAGCTGGACATGGTGCGCGACGTCGTCGTCGACGGCTCGACGGCTCGCGTGTCGATCGTGCTCACGATCGTCGGCTGCCCGGCGGCTGCCCGCATCGAATCGGATGTGAGGTCGGCGGCAGCATCCGTCGCCGACGTCGACGAGGTCGAGGTGTCTGTCGGGGTGATGACACCGGGCGAGCGCAAAGCGCTCACAGAGAAGCTCCGTGACGGACGGCCGGCCAGGCAGATGCCCTTCGGCCCCGACTCGCTGACCCGGGTGATCCTCGTCTCCAGCGGCAAGGGCGGCGTCGGCAAGTCCACGTTGACCGCGAACCTGGCCGTCGCACTCGCCGAACAGGGACTCGCAGTCGGCCTGGTGGACGCCGATGTGCACGGCTTCTCGATTCCCGGTCTGCTCGGCATCCCGGCCGGCACCCAGCCGACCCGCATCGACGACCTCATGCTGCCCCCTGTCGCGTACGGGGTGAAGACGATCTCGATCGGCATGTTCCTGCGCGACGGCGAAGCCGTGGTCGCCTGGCGAGGGCCGATGCTGCATCGCACGGTGCAGCAGTTCCTCACCGATGTGTTCTTCGGCGACCTCGACGTCCTGCTGATCGACATGCCCCCGGGCACCGGCGACATCGCGATCTCGATCGGCCAGATCCTCCCGCACGCAGAGGTCCTCGTGGTGACGACACCTCAGACCGCCGCATCCGAGGTCGCGATCCGCAGCGGGCTCGTGGCGCGCCAGACCGGTCAGCAGGTGATCGGCGTCGTCGAGAACATGGCTGCCTTCACCCTGCCCGACGGCACGGTGATCGATCTGTTCGGCTCGGGCGGCGGAACGGCGGTCGCCGAGGCGCTCTCTGCGGATGCGTCCGTCGAGCTGCTGGCGTCCATACCGCTGAGCCCCGCGCTGCGCACAGGCGGCGATGACGGCGTGCCGGTCGTGATCGGCGAGCCGACGGATGCTGCAGCTCTCGCGATCAGCGATCTCGCCCGCACGTTGAGCGGCCGGGGCCGCGGGCTCGCCGGACGCTCCCTGCCCATGCGGGTGGGGTGA
- the dapD gene encoding 2,3,4,5-tetrahydropyridine-2,6-dicarboxylate N-succinyltransferase, with protein MTDARTVWGTGLTTIAGDGTVLDAWFPEVGAGTPDAADAAAAIMTVEALAGPDERRNVTVESVHLVIDLDAAPTSTADAYLRLHALSHLVVRPNELNLDGIFAHLPTVAWTNAGPVHPDDANRLRPLLQRAGIQVQGLDKFPRLTDYVQPAGVRIADASRVRLGAHLSPGTTVMHEGFVNFNAGTLGASMVEGRISQGVVVGDGSDIGGGASIMGTLSGGGQHRVSIGARTLLGANSGIGISLGDDCVVEAGLYVTAGTKIVLVDGPVTADGGRATVKGAELSGRNGLLFRRNSLSGAVEAVQRAGVGVTLNDALHA; from the coding sequence ATGACTGACGCACGCACGGTATGGGGTACAGGTCTCACGACGATCGCCGGCGACGGCACCGTTCTGGACGCCTGGTTCCCGGAAGTGGGCGCTGGCACCCCGGATGCCGCGGACGCCGCGGCAGCGATCATGACGGTCGAGGCGCTGGCGGGTCCCGACGAGCGCCGCAACGTCACCGTCGAATCCGTGCACCTGGTGATCGATCTCGACGCGGCGCCCACTTCGACGGCCGACGCCTACCTGCGTCTGCACGCGCTGTCGCATCTCGTCGTCCGCCCGAACGAGCTGAACCTCGACGGCATCTTCGCGCACCTGCCCACTGTCGCGTGGACCAATGCCGGACCGGTGCACCCCGACGACGCCAACCGCCTGCGCCCGCTGCTGCAGCGCGCCGGCATCCAGGTGCAGGGACTCGACAAGTTCCCTCGTCTGACCGACTATGTCCAGCCCGCGGGCGTCCGCATCGCTGATGCGTCGCGCGTGCGCCTCGGCGCCCACCTCTCCCCCGGCACGACCGTCATGCATGAGGGCTTCGTGAACTTCAACGCAGGAACCCTGGGCGCCTCGATGGTCGAAGGGCGCATCTCTCAGGGCGTCGTGGTGGGCGACGGCAGCGACATCGGCGGCGGCGCCTCGATCATGGGGACGCTGTCCGGCGGCGGACAGCACCGTGTCTCGATCGGTGCGCGGACGCTTCTGGGCGCGAACTCGGGCATCGGCATCTCGCTCGGAGACGACTGCGTGGTGGAGGCGGGTCTCTACGTCACCGCGGGGACGAAGATCGTCCTGGTCGACGGCCCCGTGACCGCGGATGGCGGCCGGGCCACCGTGAAGGGGGCCGAGCTGTCGGGCCGGAATGGGCTGCTGTTCCGCCGCAACTCGCTCAGCGGTGCGGTCGAGGCCGTGCAGCGTGCAGGCGTCGGCGTCACTCTCAACGACGCTCTGCACGCCTGA